The genomic interval tgtGTATCATATAgatttattaaataatttacCTCTAGAAATTAAACAAACTAGACCTACACATGCTTTGATCAGCAAACTATTAGGAATATTTACTGTTCCACTCAATAATATATGTTAATTAAAGGTCCATTGTAGTGGTTTTGCATGTTTAACTATACTTGACATAACATGAACCTCAAATTAAACCTTCTTGGAGATTGGATCACAGTGAATTTGCATTTTAATGTCAAATATTGTTATCATCACATGGTACGTAAACCGATTTTAAAGCTCTGACATCTGACCTTTATTTTCTTTCCAATTGTATTGGTCTTATTTATGTTAACACACTTACTTTtattgaaaaacagaaaaacacacacaataaaactaCATTGAAGGCTGACAGCTCCATGTTCTGTGCCTAATCACATTCAGACATTATCACTTGCAGTATATTTGGAAACACAGTTCTACTTTTTGCCCTATAGGAAGAACCCCTACTTGGGCACTGAGATTGTTGAGAGAGGTtttaaactctctctctcttcaagtTTAAATTAAGgagaatacaaataataatgtaatactcCCTGTCCTCCTCTATAGTTGCTCTCTGTGCCAGCTCTCTGATCAGCTTCTTGGTGTCCatcgagcagcagcagcagcctgagcTGCTGCACCACCTCGGCTGGGCCTTCTACATCTGCTGCGCCACCCTCTTCTACGCCTCGCTGGTGACCGTCCTGCTGGGGCTCATTCATGGCGACGGCGCCCGGGTGGAGCCGGCTGTGGATCTGTCTGTGATAGCAGCCTGACACATGATAATGTACAAAATATCATGATTTTATTGTCAAAGGGTTGGATATTTCAGCTTTAAATTCACGTTATAATGCATTACACTCATGTACAATATttcatgtatatatatttgcatgtcACTTTGCTGAGGAATATCAGGAAACTTGTGCTGCTGTAATACTTAACGTCACCAATGGAGGATCAATAACATTTTTACCTTTAAGTTTGTGATTGCATAACTTAAAATATACATGAAAACACCCATTTCAGGAAATATCCAGGCCGTATGTTACACATTATAACCTGGCACAGAGGTGATGCACCTGCCTTTCAAACTGAGCTCTCAGTGATGGAGGTCAGTTAAGGTATTTTGCTTTTCGTAACTGAATCCTCATGACGTGTCTGACATGATTATTTGAAACATTAAACTTGTGTTCTCCACGCCCCGCTCCCTCCCGTCTAAATAtccaaaactttattttctccAGACAGAAATCACAGTTTGAGTTTCTGAGTCACAACACAGGTTTGATTTGTGAGGATCACCAATATGAAGAACTGCGCGACTAAATCTTTTATTCTTAACAaataaactgaataataaaGTCAACTCTAATGTCTTCTTTACTTCACAACCCGTCCTTAAGCTCTTCAGGGTAGTTACAGCTGAAAGAGGCAAATGCtgcattttttaaacaattaaaagcGCTCAAGAAAGTGGTCCCATGTTGATCACACAGCGCCTCCTGGTGGTTAAACCATCGAGTTATTATGCAACCTGAACATTTTCACACCGGCAGGTTACAGTGAAGGGGTATAAGTGAGAGACCAGTGAGTGGTTCAGCTTGTTGAGTTACTAGATCTTAAACAGCGTAAGGCCAACACATTTGGCTTTTATACACTTTCTATAAGGACAAGATAGTACAGGGAGCTGTAGAGAGAGCAAATGGGATTATACTGACTgaatttatatataaaacagtagACTGTGACAGAGTGAGGCAGAAGTGATTTTATTTCCCCTGTGCGTAAACAACACATAAAGACAATTAGAAAAGCCCAAGAGGAGAAGGAGATCTTTTTACCCaaagtaacaaaaaaacagagtgaATTACAACAAAGGCTTCACGTTATTAATAGAAAACAAAGATATCTGTTAGCAAATATCAATCAACATGATTTATATATTCATGGATTATCGTAGTGTAAAGTGTGATCAAGCTAAAAGGAAACAGTTATACAAATCCAAGTCCAGCAGATGGTCCCTGAAGGGAAGAGACAGACTGAGTGGTGCAGATCTACAGACATCTCCATACATGGAGCTTCGAAAGGATGATTTTTTAATTATGTTAAATCCAACCAATGCAATAATACTGAGTGTCAAGGTCAAGGCAAACATAGCCAATAGTTTGCAGTGTTTTATAATCCAGGGAATGTACTTCAATTATGTCAAAGGACGTTTGCTGCTTTTACGCAAACAGGAAAGACTGAAAATGGCGTGCTTCAAATCTGCATGTTTATGCTTCTTCAGCCTGAGTTAATATTCAAGAACTTATATGGTGTCACTGTACGGCCCtgcctttttttaatcaaataaacATATCTGAAAGTAAAACAGAACATAAAACATTACTGCTACTTCAGAACATTTTAAGGAATAATTTCTCAACATGCAGGTATGCTGAATAGAGGGATGTTGGATAATGAACTTGCAGAGTGATTACTCAGGCcaggccgccatgttggagGAGAAACAGCAACATCATAACCTCATCACGTCTTCCTCCATCACATGGAAGACAAACTAAATTAGAGGATGCAGCAGTAGAGTATAGTGCTGCACATAAATGAGACATTTTCTCTTCTCACAGATGGACAAGTGCTAACATCACGGCCTTATAAATCACAACACTGAGAGAAGATCTGCATCCAAGAGGATGTGTTGTGCGTGTGAGCTTGGGGGTTGTGGGGGGAGGGGGTTTGGCATCTAAGGGAGGATCCATCAGACTTCTCCTGACAGGTAAAGGACTTGAATTCCAGCATAAATCTTCACTTTGCATCGGCAGCAATGCTTTCCtaaagaaaatacacacacatacagatggaGGAAGTAAGCTGACCCATTCCAATATATTTGTGAATCCATAACAGGTCAAATCATAGTGTAAATAGCTGTGACTTGAAGGACTAATACGCTGCAGAGAGATcaataacatgtttttcttagagctgtcaatcgattagaacatttaatcacgattaatcgcatgattttccataattaatcgtgattactcACAAAtgaatgcacattttttatctgttcaaaatgtaccttaaagggagatttgtcaagtatttaatactcttctcaacatgggagagggcaaatatgcttgctttatgcaaatgtatgtatatatttattattggaaatcaattaacaacacaaaacaatgacaatattgtccagaaaccctcacaggtactgcatttagcataaaaaaattgctcaaatcataacatggcaaactgcagcccaacaggcaacaacagctgtcagtgtatcagtgtgctgacttgactatgacttgccccaaactgcatgtgattatcataaagtgggcatgtctgtaaaggggagactcgtgggtacccatagaacccatttccattcacatatcgcgaggtcagaggtcaagggaccccttcgaaaatggccatgccagcttttcctcgccaaaatttagcatgagtttggttatttagcctccttcgcgacaagctagtatgacatgatacAAGtggtgttaatgcgttaaagaaattagtgctgttaaaacaaatttgcattatcgcattattatcgcgttaaccttgacagccctattttttcaatttttattGTCATCTGATTCAAGCAAAGCTGTTAAAAGACAATATATCTAATCCATCGTGTATGgtggtcagaaaaaaaaaatacagatttacAATAAATTTATGGAGATGATAAACATAAATCTATGTGGACTTTAACACTTTATCGCCGTCATGTCACCTGTTCTACATGAAGCAGATTCCTTCACTTGGTGCCGTTGTACTTGACCTCCTTCCCAGCTTTCTTCAGTGTTTCAGTGAGAACTTCCACATCTTTGTCCGACTCGATCCAAACCAGTTTTTTGGGCAGGTCGATCTCAAACGTCACACCTGAGAGCAGCAAAAACAAAGAGGCACTTTGTTTAATTCCAAGAAGCAACAGCACTGGAGACAGTGTGCAGTGCGGTTATACTCGCAGTGCAATGGATTGTATGAGGACAAGATTCACCATAAGATGCTCTAATTCTAATGttggttatatgttatatttctGGTGCAAGGAAATATGTTCACAAATTTACCATCATGGATTGATGAGATCTGAGAGTGAAAGAGGATCTGAAGGAAGTTGTGTGGTTAACAGCTCAGACTGTGAGACCAGTATGAACTAGAAAAACAGAAGTGTCACTTAAGCacttgacattttattgactaaGCCAAATAAAAGTTTTTCAAAAGTGCCACTGCATCAGGTGACACGTTAGCTGAGTCAACATTCAGGGACAGAGAAGTCATGAGGTGGGTGTGATGCAGTCTTTAAAAACGTTCAAACTGCACTACTGCACTATTCTCTGTGAGAAGACGGAGGAGAGAGCTGTTCATTCATTTAACATTACACACTATTTATCAAAGGCGAGAGGAGTGATATTATAAAGACACTACTTCTGAAATTGGTTTGAAGGAGGGGAGCAAAATGATACACACTAGTGTTAGATGTTTTCTAATGGGAGGGaggactgtaaaaaaaatatttatatgtgTATCTATCCCGTTTTCaatcccagggcatcaaatactgatgctctgtcacggccgtcggcgtgaGACACCGGCGCACAAAGCACCCTTAAGcatcggtatgagacgcaccgagcgttccattaactacaatgtaaacccagccACGTCTATAttaacgctcagagaaagtgtgccgggagcgtggtgacgtagtttaaagagtgaaaagacaaaCCAGGCggacgggaggggaggtggatgggtccaacaaacacaaggcgttcatccaggagaccgctgttcgtgtcccacgcgtcatgttacaatcagctgttcgttcgtgtcccgtgttcacaccGTTCAGCGTCATTTTCAtagtacaaacgtagtagttttaagcccaaccatgttgttttttcttaaacctaactatagaggttttattgcctgaacctaagcaagtgtttttgtttacttcacaacattacccacgtgtttactgcgaccgaaaggTGGCCAAAAAACGTACACACCCAAAACTGACagtaacctgatattttcaggtggaatttcatttcattctcactgtgcaatatcattttccacttgtgcaattttgttaatagtctgtttattgtcaatactgtatatactgctcctatttttatacttccttctatttaaatggttcatattttgttacactttgtttagctcttttttactgtgttagctgatgcatcttgttttttttgcactatcccctttgctgctgtacactgcacatttccccactgcgggactaataaaggaatatcttctCTTATCTTATGTAGTTTGGGTTTATTGTGCatatctttttctttgttttgtatattgtttggacccaaatgttttatctttttgtgtcaataaaagaactaactaactaactgactaaCTCACAAACAAGTTGGGGTCTGAGGGGAACATGCATCACTGGCCAATATCCAGTACTCTTagaaacaaaaaaggaggatggtctgcaggacagataataatgcatacagtgcactttcatagactaagctactggagttaccctgcactatattcactttttaatagtcgtgtatcacagctgttaccctgcactatattcagtttgaacagttttcttcatcttgtatttttatatctggtatatatgtttttgtactttgcactactaacttttttactgcctttttactaacatgtgttgcactatggaactgtgatgctggaaactttaaTTTTTTGggtcaataaagttactatccatctatctatctatagtatctatctatctatctatctatctatctatctatatata from Sebastes fasciatus isolate fSebFas1 chromosome 10, fSebFas1.pri, whole genome shotgun sequence carries:
- the atox1 gene encoding copper transport protein ATOX1 — protein: MTKHEFEVAMTCEGCSGAVTKVLNKLGGVTFEIDLPKKLVWIESDKDVEVLTETLKKAGKEVKYNGTK